A window of the Echeneis naucrates chromosome 3, fEcheNa1.1, whole genome shotgun sequence genome harbors these coding sequences:
- the lrrc4cb gene encoding leucine-rich repeat-containing protein 4C → MLNTMISSLQRQTMRGHRLKGALSNPLFVLLLALQILVVAGLVRAQTCPSVCSCSNQFSKVICTRRSLRDVPDGISTNTRYLNLQDNLIQVIKVDSFKHLRHLEILQLSKNHIRSIEIGAFNGLASLNTLELFDNRLTTIPNGAFEYLSKLKELWLRNNPIESIPSYAFNRVPSLRRLDLGELKRLSYISDGAFKDLSNLRYLNLGMCNLKEIPNILPLVRLEELEMSGNQLSVIKPSSFTGLVNLQKLWMMHAQIQTIERNSFDDLQSLVELNLAHNNLTFLPHDLFTPLHRLERVHLHHNPWNCNCDILWLSWWLKETVPANTSCCARCHTPAVFKGRYIGELDHSYFQCDVPVILEPPSDLNVTEGMGAELKCRTSSLTSISWLTPNGSLVTHGAYKVRLSVLNDGTLNFTSVTMQDTGTYTCMVSNTAGNISASAVLNVTSVENSGVTYFTTVTVETVETPGEDSQTQLPPFGWVSSSTTKGTPVSTRTTERTYTIPVLDLDQEGAQNGLDEVMKTTKIIIGCFVAITLMAAVLLVIFYKMRKQHNQQDPDGPASSMEVITVEEDLAGVAAMERHLSLPPLEHYNHYNTYKSTYHHPPMLSTIHSSATQEPLLIQACSKDNVQETQI, encoded by the coding sequence ATGCTGAACACAATGATCTCCTCCCTCCAGCGCCAGACAATGAGAGGTCATAGGCTGAAGGGGGCGCTGTCCAACCCCCTCTTTGTGCTTCTTTTGGCCCTTCAGATCCTGGTGGTTGCTGGGCTGGTCCGTGCTCAGACCTGCCCTTCTGTCTGCTCATGCAGTAACCAGTTCAGTAAAGTCATATGCACCCGCCGGAGTCTACGGGATGTCCCAGATGGCATTTCCACCAACACTCGCTATCTGAACCTCCAGGACAACCTCATCCAGGTTATCAAAGTGGACAGTTTTAAACATTTGCGCCACCTTGAAATCTTGCAGCTGAGCAAGAACCATATCCGAAGCATCGAAATCGGTGCCTTTAATGGGCTGGCCAGTCTTAACACCTTGGAGCTCTTTGATAATCGGCTCACGACAATCCCCAATGGAGCGTTTGAGTACTTGTCCAAGCTAAAGGAACTGTGGTTACGTAACAACCCTATCGAAAGTATACCATCTTATGCCTTCAACCGGGTTCCCTCGCTTCGAAGGCTTGACCTAGGCGAGCTCAAGCGTCTCTCCTACATTTCTGATGGCGCCTTCAAGGACTTAAGCAACCTGCGCTACCTGAACCTGGGAATGTGCAACCTAAAGGAGATACCCAACATCTTACCTTTGGTCAGGCTTGAAGAGCTCGAAATGTCAGGCAACCAGCTTTCTGTTATCAAACCCAGCTCATTTACAGGATTGGTGAACCTCCAGAAGCTGTGGATGATGCATGCCCAGATCCAAACTATCGAGAGGAATTCTTTTGATGACCTTCAGTCTCTGGTGGAACTCAACCTGGCTCACAACAACCTTACCTTCCTACCGCACGACCTCTTCACACCATTGCATCGTTTGGAGCGGGTCCATCTCCATCACAACCCATGGAACTGCAACTGTGATATATTGTGGCTCAGCTGGTGGCTGAAGGAAACAGTACCTGCCAATACCAGCTGCTGTGCCCGCTGCCATACTCCGGCAGTTTTTAAAGGTCGCTATATTGGCGAACTGGACCACAGCTACTTCCAGTGTGATGTCCCTGTTATTCTGGAGCCACCCAGTGACTTGAATGTGACAGAGGGCATGGGAGCAGAGCTTAAATGCCGTACAAGCTCGCTGACATCCATCAGCTGGCTTACGCCCAATGGCTCATTGGTGACACATGGGGCTTACAAGGTGCGTTTATCTGTCCTCAATGACGGGACACTGAACTTTACTAGCGTCACAATGCAGGACACTGGGACTTACACCTGTATGGTTAGCAACACAGCAGGCAAtatttctgcctctgctgtgctTAATGTCACTTCTGTGGAGAACAGTGGAGTGACCTATTTTACCACAGTCACCGTGGAGACCGTTGAGACACCAGGGGAAGATAGCCAAACGCAACTTCCCCCGTTTGGCTGGGTGTCATCCTCAACAACAAAAGGTACTCCTGTTTCAACAAGAACCACAGAGCGGACTTACACCATTCCAGTTCTTGATCTGGATCAAGAGGGAGCCCAAAATGGCCTGGATGAAGTGATGAAAACCACCAAGATTATCATCGGCTGCTTTGTTGCAATCACACTTATGGCTGCTGTTCTGCTGGTTATTTTCTACAAGATGAGGAAACAGCATAACCAGCAAGATCCTGATGGCCCTGCCTCCTCCATGGAGGTGATTACTGTTGAAGAAGACCTTGCAGGAGTTGCTGCCATGGAGAGACACCTATCGCTGCCCCCTCTGGAGCACTACAACCACTACAACACCTACAAGAGCACTTATCACCACCCTCCGATGCTCAGTACCATACACAGCTCAGCCACACAGGAACCTTTACTGATTCAAGCCTGTTCAAAAGACAATGTACAAGAGACCCAAATCTGA